In Rhipicephalus sanguineus isolate Rsan-2018 chromosome 1, BIME_Rsan_1.4, whole genome shotgun sequence, the DNA window TGATGCGGTGCCGACACAGCACAAGCTTTACTGTTGTTTGCTTAAGGTAAGCTGCCCATGTAAGTTTGAGAGGTGGCAAACTGCACATATGTACAGTTTATGAGGTGCAAACACATCCTACATTGCATAGAAACAGTAGACGTGCGTACGATGCCTACACCTGAATGCCGCGCTGCTAGTGCGCATGTGCACATCTGCACCAAGCTGGCACCACCAGCAGAGAGGGTGCAGGAAAATCGTCAACCAGTTCTGCACGTATCCTGCACCTTTTGAAACTAACAGTGTGGTTCAGAGGATGCCACTTCTGCACCGCTGAAACGAATGGCATGGTGCAGCACCTCATGAACTTGTTCAGGTGGTGCAAGTGAATTGACAGGACCTACTGTTTGGTGTTTTGCTTGCAGAAAGGCAGTCTATCAGGCCATTGCATTTCTCGTTCATCTCAGCACCAGGAGCACTGCTGGTATTTTATTTCATGGGGGAATAGGGAGCTTAAGTAcctatgtgtgtgtgcatgcgacATATTTACATGCAATGGTGTAAAAACACTTCAGTAAGGGGGATGCATGGAGGTTTAAAAACAATTATGGAGTGGAAGCACTCCCAACTTTTTAGCAGCAAATATGAAGCTAGCATATGCCTTGACTTTACCTCAAAAACATGGCATTCTCACGTGGTGCACAGATAAGAGATCCAAGTATTTTTGTTCTGCTAAGTAAATGCTAGGTTAATTACAAGATAAGGTATCGTTGTTCCTGACGAAAGTAATACACCCAGATGAGTATTGGTGACATGACTTTAATAAAATTTGCGGCCAAGACCTTGAGGCTTCTTGAGGAAACTATTAACACAAAGTGATATATTGAGCTGCATCTGTCCAGAACAATTAACAGTCTTAAACTAGTAAGGTGTGCGAAGGAAATGCTACTTCTTCTTCACTGTAAGCTAACATTTTATCAAGCCTGTAGTAAGATGGCAGAGGTCTGGCTTCACTTTTGGGACATAATTtacactccagcaatttttttaaaacctccttagGGGGAAGGTGTTGAACTCCTCTTGCAACCACAATCTATCAAAAGCACCTATCAGTCTTGTTTTACAACATATTTACTGTTTTCCTTATTGCAGCGCCAGCACATATGTAGGCCGCATGCAGCCCACAGTCTATATGTTATGCAGCCCTATGCTACATTCTTGAAGgtttcctttgttgttattgaTGATTTGGCTTCTACAGAGCCCACCATACTAATCGCAGGCACACTTCTGTTAGCAGACTTAACTGCATGTCACTGTGCTACGAGAGTATCTGCTATGCAGGGCACTTTACATAAAGATATGAAATGTGCTTTTCATACCTTAAACTCTGTATGAACATTGTAAAGGCAAGCAGCGAGACTCTTTGTACTTATTCAGATTCTATCAACACCAAATTCTGCTTCACTTAAGCTTCAGTTTATCTATTTAACCCAGAAAAGGTATGAATTGCTCATTCATCTAAAGCCAGTGCTGACAGTATTTATGACTAAACTAATCCAAAATTTTCTACCTCTTCCTTTAAGGGCATTTTTTCACTTAATAATTACTTACAAAAACAGCTTGGAGGCGTTAAGCTATTCTAAAAGGTTTGCATAAAATCTCGGCTGCTACTTGGCATATTTAACGAAGTGGATGTATTGCTGGCAGCCGGCAAGAATAGCCCAGATGGAAAGTTGCCAGTATGTCGTGGAATTGGTTGACTGCATTCATGTGATAGAATGGCTTTGTTGTAGTCGAGGGGCGATCCAAAAGAGGTGATTAAGTTCAGCATAGGTGTTTCGTGCACAGTGAGACCACCGGCCTACTCTGCAACACTGCCCAGTGAGCTAGACAGATCGCTGAGGCTAACTAGCACTAGCTTTTTGTCTGTACTCATTTTCTATTTTTAATGGCAGATAAGTGCCTGCAACTTTCCATCTGGGCTACATTACCCACAAAATAGGCGCTGCCCACATATATAAGAACGTCTGACATGCACTGAAATAAACGCCTGCCTGCAGTGGGGTGCATAATGGTACTAAAATTCAAGCTGGGCCAGAAAACTTTTGAAAAGCCGCGGAATGAACAAAGCGTTTCTCACGATTACAAAAACGTTCGgcacttaggaaaaaaaaaagaaaaatcaagatTCTTGGAAGCCCAGGCTTGCAATGCACGCGCGCAGTTAgatggaaaaatgaaaatgcCGGAATGCAATACTTTTCATTTCTTCAGCTATCTTGGGCGAGATGCGCCAGAGGTCGGGAAGTGGCTCCGCCAAGTCTTGCTTCGACCGCGAGCTCGAGGAGCCCGCCTTTGGTGTGGCTTGTTTGGcgggcttctgtggcggcgacgACGTCGTAGCCGTTGACGGCGACGCTGTTGGAGCAGCGGTCTGTTTAGCGGAGGCCGGTGTCGACGCGCCGGCGCTCGTGGTCTTTGAGGACTGCGCGGTAGACGCCTTCTGAGCAGCCGGCGAATCGTTGATATAGCTGCGCCCGCTACGGAGCGATCGTGGAGTGTCGCCGGTTTGAGATTCACTCTGCGGCTCTACCTTGGGCTTCTTGAGCGCCGGCTGCGCCGGCTGTTCGCGGGGAATCGTCATTCTGCCGCTGCTGCGCCGAGAGGGACCCGGTGACGCCGCGTCTTCTTCGGAAGGACGCGACTGCTTGTTAGCACTGGACGTTCCAGCCGACACCATTAGCGCCGCGTCGATTCGAGACTTCATGTTGCTCAGACTGATCTTTGGCGTATCGAGCACGCGGGGCTCTGGCTCTGGCGATTTCACGAGTCCGTTGACGGCCTCTATTATAAGCGTAACACCCTTCGCGTTGAACATGACTTGTTGCGCTGCGTCCGACTCCGATGAGCCCATGCCGAGAATATCGAAACGCCGGCTGTATCTGCGTGGCAGTTAAAAACTTGATGCTGAAGACCCAGCGCCAATGGCTGTTGCACAAAAGTACAGAACTGCTCAAAGCACGCGAAAAGCGCCAAAAGGGCTTGCCTGTCGAACAATCAGCACGCACATACACCACCAACACGGAACGATAATGGAGAGAACGATTCGGTGACGTCACAGCGATGGCAATGTGAAAGGATAAAAAATGGAGTCAAATCCGCGGGTCGCCGGCGTGCCGATTGGTTACGATCGCTCACGTGACCATCTTTGTGGTGAAACCGAACCACCGAGCCAAGCGGAGCGCGGGCCGCGCGGGTTTTGTGTCTAGCTGTCCTGTGGTGCGGATCGGTGCGATCACATTGACGTTTTGCTATACCCTGCACGATGTAGTAATTGAACAAAAGTTCATCATCGACGTTGTGCGAGATAGCGGAAGCCACAAACAAAATTAGCCGGATAGAGAAGTTGGTTTCATCAAGGTGAATCAGAGAACGCGAGAATGACAGGCGTACGTTGGTCATAAATTAAATTTCTATTCTCATTTTCAATTTTTTACATTATTAAGTGAGTGTTTTAATACATGGAACACTCGTTGGTCATATCATAGTGGTCATATCAAAGCTAATTAATAAAAATGTGATTCACAATAATATTACAACGAATTTGTGTGAATCGCAGAACGTATCTCGACGCCAAAAAAGTAATTGAATAATTCAATTAAAACTTCGATCCGCTACTTGGAGTTTCTTAATCCATGTATTAGGTGGCGGTGCGAATTAAACCGCTCCACTGAAGTCCCCGGGGGGAGGGTGGTCACGCACGAAAAGACGCATGCATGTTGGTGCGTGCGcgttgtacacacacacacacacacacacacacacacacacacacacacacacatatatatatatatatatatatatatatatatatatatatatatatatatatatatatatatatatatatatatatatatatataagattgaaaaatttcgggggacgGTGATTGCACCACCCAAcacctccccctggctacgccagtgtaaagtgtccctagatttttccctttacGCCAGTGTCTTTGAGTGTATACAAGGGAAAATCgactatttggggagtatttctgcgaCACaaaaataatcgtcatccacctcgcgtactttcctcgggttatcaccgcggtcccggcacttgccggtcacgaacggcgcgagcgttatcagcgtgacatagcattctcgatcggaaagtgacgagagccgggttttcaagaatgGAAAGGCGAGCAAGCCACACCAAGGCGCTGGCCAcactctacactctaagacaaaatcgagtatttggggagtatttctgccacacaacaataatcgtcatctggcttgctcgcgtttcctttcttggaaacccagctctcgtcactttcctgtcaagaatgctatgtcacgctgatatgcgcgtgccgttcgtgaccgggaagtgccgcgaccgcggtgataacgcgaggaaagtacgcgaggtggatgacgattgttgttgtgtggcagaaacactcccaaaatactcgattttgtcttagagtgtaagaaaaaagcgagtatttggggagtatttctgctacacaacaataatggtcatctggcttgctcgcgtttcctttcttgaaaaccttgaaaacccggctctcgtcactttcctatcaagaatgctatgtcacgctgataacgcgcgtgccgttcgtgaccgggaagtgccgcgaccgcggtgataacgcgaggaaagtacgcgaggtggatgacgattgttgttgtgtggcagaaacactcccaaaatactcgattttgtcttagagtgtaagaaaaaagcgagtatttggggagtatttctgctacacaacaataatggtcatctggcttgctcgcgtttcctttcttgaacaccttgaaaacccggctctcgtcactttcctatcaagaatgctatgtcacgctgataacgcgcgcgccgttcgtgaccggcaagtgccgggaccgcggtgataacgcgaggaaagtataCGCGAGGTGGaggacgattatcgttgtgtagcagaaatactccccaaatactcgattttttcttatagAGTGTAGGGTTATAGAGTGTATACACCCTgagaaaaatcgagtatttggggagtatttctgccacacaacgataagCGTCATCCACCTatcgtactttcctcgcgttatcaccgcgggtCACGAAAGGCGCGCGCGAGcgggacatagcattcttgataggaaagttgCGAGaaccgggttttcaagaaaggaaacgcgagcaagccggaagacgattattgttgtgtggcagaaatactcccgatATActcgattttaacacgaaagtgttttatgccgtgaccgggaagtgccgggacggTGGTGATAATGGTGataacgcgaggtggatgacgattatcgttgtgtagcagaaatacttcccaaatactcgattttttcttatagAGCTAGTGTGTAGTGGGGCGATAGCCAacttttcaagaaaggaaacgcaagaaagcctaataataatatctattATCATGCATATTATTATTGTCATGCATATTATTGTTGCAACGCGCCCGTAATACCTCTATGTTACACTGTGCATAATGCCTTGCACAGTGTAACGTTGacatatttgtttgtttttctttttttatcatgagTGACCCttcatttgtttctttattatttatatatattatTTTGCACCTTTGAGACACCTGGTAATCCAAACAACCACACCGAGCCAATCCAAACTTAATTGGCCGAAGCCACGCTATGGCCGCGCTCTCCTGTGCCGCGGTGCAGCAGACGCTTCAAAGCCCCCTTGCTCTTCAATTTGAGATCGCTGCGCGCATTATTTCTAAAGTGTGTTTTAGCACAGTGTAGCAGTTCTTGAGGCGTCACATGCTCTATGTGCATTTTATGTGCAAACAAAGTGTAAACTATCGCGTGTTTTCTCACTCATGTTCTTGATGCAACATGTGGCCAGATTTTCCGCGCCTTCATTATGACATCGATGTTCACCTCTCGCACTTCGGGGATCCCAATGAGCACTGGCAGGAAGCCGTTCGCAGATGCAACTTCATTCATTCGGTATGCATTCTACTCAGCGTggcaaagtagaaaaaaaaattgtgtttttgttTAGACCAGTGCGGCTATGTGTTTGTAGTGCCTTTGATTCCGGCGTGTCCTTGTCTGCTGTCGCTAAAGTGCTTTGCATGCTGTTTATGACAACTGACAGCTCGTATTCGGCATTCCTTTGTCTGGTGCACAAATTTTTCAGCAAATACAAGACTTTATTACAAGTGGAAAAAGCTTAAATAACGCCATCCTAAGTGACCTGCGCTGCTCATTTTTGCTTTATTAACTTGCTCCAGCAGCTAGGAAACTGGGTTCTAAGATTTAACgctcgtgttgtgtgtgtgtgcgtgtgcgtgagtgTGAGTGCATATATATTGCGAGTAGTTGTATATGTGTGGTACATATGTATATCACAAGTAGTGGCAATGCAAgggatattattaaaaaaaaaggaaatgccaGGTTTATGATGCTGAAAATTCAGACAACGAAGCGTTGAAAAAGACGAAATTGAAAATTTGTATGTGTCTTGCCCTCTTTGCAGTGCAATTTGTGTGTGTCCTGCCCTCTTTGCAGTGTGTGATTAAGCATTCTCATATAGCCATTTATTTTTTGCTTAGGTGCAGCTGCTGCTACCAGGGCTGTCACGGATCCCAAAAGATGTGCAGTCTTTAATGGCTGCTCAAGATTACCATGTTGTCTGTAATGTCCGTGCCAAGGATCTTGTGGCCTGGGACTTGGTGAAAAATTTTGTGAGACAAGGTGGGGGATAGGTTACGATATAGTCATGCACGAATTAAAAGAGATTGAAGTGATTGGCGTGTCGTAACATACCACCTAAGTGAAGTGTGGTAGCGTACCACACTTCAATCACGCAAGTTTTCACTATGTTATGTGAAATGAATTTTGCCATTGTTGGCAATGTGGATGTCTTAAAACTTGCTGGCGCGCCCTTGCTGTGCTATTGCCACTGCAGCTTATTTTAACTCCCTGAAGGGATTTTAGTAGTCACCCCACGAATTTCTTAATGCTATTCTGATGCCTATACATCTTGAAAGTTTGAGTTGAAATAGCTATATAAAAGTGCCTACCGGTCAATATTGCAATGGTAAATTGTACAACTGGATCCAAGCTTTATTAAGAGCTTGTGTGTGGCTGTCAAGTAGAAACATTAATGTAGAAGCAGATGTAGTGAGAACCATCTGCATAAATCCATTAAATGCCCATGCAATATTGCATGAAATGTATGTGTTGAGAATCACTTGGTGCTAGAGTTTGACAGAGTGAGTGCTTTTGCGAGATACTTCAGTTTTACCCACATAAACATATGGGAATGAATTGTATCTTCAAGGTCTTATGAGCCTTAGTGTAGCACAGCGTTATTTGTAAAGACATGTCAGGCGTTTCGTATGACAACTCAGTGATTGAAATGTGTTTGAAGCATGTAGAAACGTTTAATGAGACTGATTAGGTTCTTATTAATTTTTGCATAAATATGTCTGAAAATATTCACGTTTGGcaagttttgttttatttcttgtaTTAATTCTTCCCTGACCTTTCAGGAAAACTGCACTTGTTGTCACTCAACTCAAGTATTCCTTACGGGAATTGTGTAGCTGTCACAGCTGATGGTAAGTGGCTAGGTACATACTGCATTTCTGGTTGTAAAAATGCTTGCATAAATGCTGGTGCATTATTGGTTTATCAACTGCATCTTGAATTCTTGGTGCCGAGAAACCGGCAAAGTAAGCTCACGTGAGGGAGTATGCTAGTTGATTTTGCTTATAGAGTTTTTACCTTTGGGCAATATTTTAGGCGTGTCCATTCGTGATATGAGAGCtctgagaaaaaagaaatattgagATGCTTGAAGCTGAATATGTGCTTGATAAAAAATCATCTGTATTTCCAAGTTTACTCAAGACAACGTTTTTGAGCCACTGAGAAAGATATGCTTTGAGAAAGATGTGATGTGTGGCTTTGGTTCATTATATACATTTTGCGCAGTTTAGTGTGAAAATTTTTCCTGGCCTTAACAGTGCCTTAAATGAGGTTCTGTAGTTGTTGTTGGATGCCTTTGGGGGGTAATGTAATGGCTGTTTGCAGGTTGCCAAGTGCATTGGTGAAAAGTGACTGAAGgaaatacggtggctgtggaaAGGCTTGTCGggaaaaagaaagaccgttagcTTCACTTGCGGAGATGCTGAGTGGGCCTTACAAATTTCTTCACCATAAATTTGTCCAGCGCTTCACGTCCAATGCTATCTGAAGATAGCTTTGTCTTATAAGGGGCTGTGA includes these proteins:
- the LOC119381809 gene encoding transcriptional regulatory protein AlgP, coding for MGSSESDAAQQVMFNAKGVTLIIEAVNGLVKSPEPEPRVLDTPKISLSNMKSRIDAALMVSAGTSSANKQSRPSEEDAASPGPSRRSSGRMTIPREQPAQPALKKPKVEPQSESQTGDTPRSLRSGRSYINDSPAAQKASTAQSSKTTSAGASTPASAKQTAAPTASPSTATTSSPPQKPAKQATPKAGSSSSRSKQDLAEPLPDLWRISPKIAEEMKSIAFRHFHFSI